In Streptomyces chartreusis NRRL 3882, the following are encoded in one genomic region:
- a CDS encoding carbohydrate ABC transporter permease, producing the protein MTATLVKETNPPPPVTAADRTRRLRRRGKIVALLFVLPALLLLGALVVYPVLFSVGRSFFDASGTTFVGGENYTEMFRDPATLKAVRNTAIWVVVAPALLTGLGLILAVLVEKVRWATAFKLLLFMPMAVSFLAAGIIFRLAYDEDPDKGVLNAAVVSVHDAFKGESSYPTARARDGQGLTKEKDGSYRTSTSVSPGDAVTLGLVGVLPGDLPGGTEPAYAAAGRKAAPGELRGVVYLDFTPGGGGEQGKVDRRESGLPQMKVEAVRDGRTAATATTASDGSFRFAGLAPGSYEVRLPSSNFAPPYEGVSWLGPALVTPAIIGAYLWIWTGFAMVLIGAGLSTLPRDALEAARIDGANEWQIFRRITVPLLAPVLTVVFVTLVINVMKVFDLVYIIAPGPVQEDATVLATQMWLVSFGGGNNQGLGSALGVLLLLLVVPAMVFNVRRFRRSQR; encoded by the coding sequence ATGACAGCGACCCTCGTGAAAGAGACGAACCCCCCGCCGCCCGTCACGGCCGCCGACCGCACCCGGCGTCTGCGCCGGCGCGGGAAGATCGTGGCCCTGCTGTTCGTGCTGCCCGCGCTGCTGCTGCTCGGCGCGCTCGTCGTCTACCCCGTGCTGTTCAGCGTCGGCCGCAGTTTCTTCGACGCCTCGGGGACGACCTTCGTCGGCGGCGAGAACTACACCGAGATGTTCCGCGACCCGGCGACCCTCAAGGCCGTCCGCAACACGGCCATCTGGGTCGTCGTGGCACCGGCCCTGCTGACCGGCCTCGGACTGATCCTGGCCGTCCTGGTGGAGAAGGTCCGCTGGGCCACCGCCTTCAAGCTGCTGCTCTTCATGCCGATGGCGGTCTCCTTCCTCGCCGCCGGCATCATCTTCCGGCTCGCCTACGACGAGGACCCCGACAAGGGCGTCCTGAACGCCGCGGTCGTCTCCGTCCACGACGCCTTCAAGGGCGAGTCCTCCTACCCGACGGCCCGGGCGCGTGACGGGCAGGGCCTGACGAAGGAGAAGGACGGCTCGTACCGCACGAGTACGAGCGTGTCCCCGGGCGACGCCGTGACACTGGGCCTGGTCGGGGTGCTGCCCGGCGACCTGCCGGGCGGGACCGAGCCCGCGTACGCGGCGGCGGGACGCAAGGCCGCCCCCGGCGAACTGCGCGGCGTGGTCTACCTGGACTTCACGCCCGGCGGGGGAGGGGAGCAGGGCAAGGTCGACCGGCGGGAGAGCGGACTGCCGCAGATGAAGGTCGAGGCGGTACGCGACGGCAGGACGGCCGCCACGGCGACCACCGCCTCCGACGGCTCCTTCCGCTTCGCGGGCCTCGCACCGGGCTCCTACGAGGTGAGACTGCCGTCGTCCAACTTCGCCCCGCCCTACGAGGGCGTCTCCTGGCTCGGACCGGCGCTCGTCACACCGGCGATCATCGGGGCCTACCTGTGGATCTGGACCGGCTTCGCCATGGTGCTGATCGGGGCGGGCCTGTCGACGCTGCCGCGGGACGCGCTGGAGGCGGCGCGGATCGACGGCGCGAACGAGTGGCAGATCTTCCGGCGGATCACGGTCCCGCTGCTGGCTCCCGTCCTCACGGTCGTCTTCGTCACGCTGGTCATCAACGTGATGAAGGTCTTCGACCTCGTCTACATCATCGCGCCCGGACCGGTGCAGGAGGACGCGACCGTGCTCGCGACGCAGATGTGGCTGGTGTCGTTCGGCGGCGGCAACAACCAGGGACTCGGCAGCGCACTCGGGGTGCTGCTCCTGCTGCTGGTGGTTCCGGCCATGGTGTTCAACGTCCGCCGTTTCCGAAGGAGTCAACGATGA
- the pgl gene encoding 6-phosphogluconolactonase: MSTAPQLVVHRDKELMAQAAAARLITRIVDAQASRGSASVVLTGGRNGNGLLAALAAAPARDAVDWSRLDLWWGDERFLPEGDPERNVTQAREALLDSVPLDPKRVHAMPASDGPYGDDVDAAAAAYAEELARAAGPENHGPVPTFDVLMLGVGPDTHVASLFPELPAVRETDRTVVGVHGAPKPPPTRVTLTLPAIRAAREVWLLAAGEDKAQAAAIALSGAGEIQAPAAGAYGRSRTLWLLDAAAASQLPRSLYPPASA; encoded by the coding sequence GTGAGCACGGCACCGCAGCTGGTCGTCCACCGCGACAAGGAGCTGATGGCCCAGGCCGCGGCGGCCCGGCTGATCACCAGGATCGTGGACGCGCAGGCCTCCCGGGGTTCGGCGTCCGTGGTCCTGACGGGCGGCCGCAACGGCAACGGCCTGCTGGCCGCCCTGGCCGCGGCGCCCGCCCGGGACGCCGTCGACTGGAGCCGGCTCGACCTCTGGTGGGGTGACGAGCGGTTCCTGCCCGAGGGCGACCCGGAGCGCAATGTCACGCAGGCGCGGGAGGCGCTGCTCGACTCGGTGCCGCTCGACCCGAAGCGGGTGCACGCGATGCCCGCGTCGGACGGCCCCTACGGCGACGACGTGGACGCGGCGGCGGCCGCGTACGCGGAGGAACTGGCGCGGGCGGCGGGCCCTGAGAACCACGGGCCCGTCCCCACGTTCGACGTGCTGATGCTGGGCGTCGGCCCGGACACGCACGTCGCGTCGCTGTTCCCGGAGCTGCCGGCGGTGCGGGAGACCGACCGTACGGTGGTCGGCGTGCACGGCGCGCCGAAGCCGCCGCCGACGCGGGTGACGCTGACGTTGCCGGCGATTCGGGCGGCGCGGGAGGTATGGCTCCTGGCCGCGGGCGAGGACAAGGCCCAGGCCGCGGCGATCGCGCTCTCGGGCGCGGGCGAGATCCAGGCGCCGGCGGCGGGGGCGTACGGTCGCAGCCGGACGCTGTGGCTGCTGGACGCGGCGGCGGCTTCGCAACTGCCGCGTTCGTTGTATCCGCCGGCGTCGGCCTGA
- the tkt gene encoding transketolase gives MSTKPTTTDLEWTELDQRAVDTARVLAADAVQKVGNGHPGTAMSLAPAAYTLFQKVMRHDPADADWVGRDRFVLSAGHSSLTLYTQLYLAGFGLELDDLKSFRTWGSKTPGHPEYGHTTGVETTTGPLGQGVANAVGMAMAARYERGLFDPEAPEGESPFDHFIYCIAGDGCLQEGISSEASSLAGHQKLGNLILLWDDNHISIEGDTETAVSEDTVKRYEAYGWHVQRVQPQENGDLDPAAIYEAIQKAKTVTDKPSFIAMRSIIAWPAPNAQNTEAAHGSALGEDEVAATKRVLGFDPEQSFEVADEVITHTRKALERGQAARAVWEKAYQQWRDNNPERAAEYDRVAKGELPTGWEEKIPVFEVGKGVATRAASGKVLQALGAVIPELWGGSADLAGSNNTTIDKTSSFLPADNPLPEADPYGRTIHFGIREHAMAAEMNGIALHGNTRIYGGTFLVFSDYMRNAVRLSALMHLPVTYVWTHDSIGLGEDGPTHQPVEHLASLRAIPGLNIVRPADANETAIAWREILRRWTKEFGKGQPHGLALTRQGVPTYEPNDDAAKGGYVLFEADGGEPEVILIATGSEVHVAVEAREQLQGAGVPTRVVSMPSVEWFEQQDQGYRDSVLPPSVKARVAVEAGVGLTWHKYVGDAGRIVSLEHFGASADGKVLFREFGFTAENVAAAARESIAAAQR, from the coding sequence GTGAGCACCAAGCCGACCACCACAGACCTCGAGTGGACCGAGTTGGACCAGCGGGCCGTCGACACCGCGCGTGTCCTGGCCGCCGATGCCGTACAGAAGGTCGGTAACGGCCATCCGGGTACGGCGATGAGCCTGGCGCCTGCCGCCTACACCCTCTTCCAGAAGGTGATGCGGCACGACCCGGCGGATGCCGACTGGGTCGGGCGGGACCGCTTCGTGCTGTCCGCCGGCCACTCGTCCCTGACCCTCTACACCCAGCTGTACCTGGCCGGTTTCGGCCTGGAGCTGGACGACCTGAAGTCCTTCCGCACCTGGGGATCGAAGACCCCGGGCCACCCCGAGTACGGGCACACGACCGGTGTGGAGACGACGACCGGCCCGCTCGGGCAGGGTGTCGCGAACGCGGTGGGCATGGCGATGGCCGCCCGCTACGAGCGCGGTCTGTTCGACCCGGAGGCCCCCGAGGGCGAATCGCCCTTCGACCACTTCATCTACTGCATCGCCGGTGACGGCTGCCTCCAGGAGGGCATCTCCTCCGAGGCCTCGTCCCTGGCGGGCCACCAGAAGCTCGGCAACCTGATCCTGCTGTGGGACGACAACCACATCTCGATCGAGGGCGACACCGAGACGGCCGTGTCCGAGGACACCGTCAAGCGGTACGAGGCGTACGGCTGGCACGTGCAGCGGGTGCAGCCGCAGGAGAACGGCGACCTGGACCCCGCCGCGATCTACGAGGCGATCCAGAAGGCCAAGACCGTCACGGACAAGCCGTCGTTCATCGCGATGCGCTCGATCATCGCCTGGCCGGCCCCGAACGCGCAGAACACCGAGGCCGCGCACGGCTCGGCGCTGGGCGAGGACGAGGTCGCCGCGACCAAGCGGGTGCTGGGCTTCGACCCCGAGCAGAGCTTCGAGGTGGCCGACGAGGTCATCACGCACACCCGCAAGGCGCTGGAGCGGGGCCAGGCGGCCCGCGCGGTGTGGGAGAAGGCGTACCAGCAGTGGCGGGACAACAACCCCGAGCGCGCCGCGGAGTACGACCGGGTCGCCAAGGGTGAGCTGCCCACCGGCTGGGAGGAGAAGATCCCGGTCTTCGAGGTCGGCAAGGGCGTGGCCACGCGTGCCGCCTCGGGCAAGGTCCTCCAGGCGCTCGGCGCGGTGATCCCGGAGCTGTGGGGCGGCTCTGCCGACCTGGCCGGCTCCAACAACACCACGATCGACAAGACCAGCTCCTTCCTCCCGGCGGACAACCCGCTGCCGGAGGCGGACCCGTACGGCCGCACGATCCACTTCGGCATCCGCGAGCACGCGATGGCCGCCGAGATGAACGGCATCGCGCTGCACGGCAACACCCGGATCTACGGCGGCACGTTCCTGGTCTTCTCCGACTACATGCGCAACGCGGTGCGGCTGTCGGCGCTGATGCACCTGCCGGTGACGTACGTGTGGACGCACGACTCCATCGGCCTGGGCGAGGACGGCCCGACCCACCAGCCGGTCGAGCACCTGGCGTCGCTGCGCGCCATCCCGGGCCTGAACATCGTGCGGCCGGCGGACGCCAACGAGACCGCCATCGCCTGGCGCGAGATCCTCCGTCGCTGGACGAAGGAGTTCGGCAAGGGCCAGCCGCACGGTCTGGCGCTGACCCGTCAGGGCGTGCCGACGTACGAGCCCAACGACGATGCCGCCAAGGGCGGCTACGTCCTGTTCGAGGCCGACGGCGGCGAGCCCGAGGTCATCCTCATCGCCACCGGCTCCGAGGTGCACGTCGCCGTCGAGGCGCGCGAGCAGCTCCAGGGCGCCGGCGTGCCCACCCGTGTGGTGTCCATGCCGTCGGTGGAGTGGTTCGAGCAGCAGGACCAGGGGTACCGGGACAGCGTTCTGCCGCCGTCCGTCAAGGCTCGTGTCGCGGTGGAGGCCGGGGTCGGCCTGACGTGGCACAAGTACGTCGGGGACGCCGGCCGCATCGTTTCCCTGGAGCACTTCGGTGCTTCGGCCGACGGCAAGGTCCTTTTCCGTGAGTTCGGCTTCACTGCCGAGAACGTTGCCGCCGCCGCGCGGGAATCGATCGCCGCAGCTCAGCGCTGA
- a CDS encoding carbohydrate ABC transporter permease, translating into MNAVRRGLGNGVVQAFLVVVGLVWMTPLAGLFLSSLRSAEDTAKGGWWTVFSSPGQLSFDNYSSLLQNAGITQAFWNTVLISVPTTVLVVVIAALAGYAFAWLDFPGREAIFLVVVALLVVPVQIGLLPVAKLFGQLGLFGTIPGVVLFHVAYGLPFAVFLLRNYFAEMPKEMLEAARMDGGSEWRIFTRLVLPVGRPAIASLAIFQFLWVWNDMLVALLFADSSSQPLTVELQSQIRQFGSNIDVLAPGAFVSLVVPVVVFFAFQRHFVQGVMAGSVK; encoded by the coding sequence ATGAACGCGGTTCGGCGCGGGTTGGGCAACGGGGTCGTCCAGGCCTTCCTCGTGGTGGTGGGCCTGGTGTGGATGACGCCGCTGGCCGGGCTGTTCCTGTCCTCGCTGCGGTCCGCGGAGGACACGGCGAAGGGCGGCTGGTGGACGGTGTTCTCCAGCCCCGGGCAGCTGTCCTTCGACAACTACTCCTCGCTGCTGCAGAACGCGGGCATCACGCAGGCGTTCTGGAACACGGTGCTGATATCGGTGCCGACGACGGTGCTGGTCGTGGTGATCGCGGCGCTCGCCGGCTACGCGTTCGCGTGGCTGGACTTCCCCGGGCGGGAGGCGATCTTCCTGGTCGTGGTCGCGCTGCTGGTGGTGCCCGTGCAGATCGGCCTGCTGCCGGTCGCCAAACTCTTCGGGCAGCTCGGGTTGTTCGGCACGATCCCCGGTGTCGTGCTGTTCCACGTGGCCTACGGCCTGCCCTTCGCGGTGTTCCTGCTTCGGAACTACTTCGCCGAGATGCCGAAGGAGATGCTGGAGGCGGCCCGGATGGACGGGGGCAGCGAATGGCGCATCTTCACGCGGCTCGTGTTGCCCGTGGGGCGGCCGGCGATCGCCTCCCTGGCCATCTTCCAGTTCCTGTGGGTGTGGAACGACATGCTGGTGGCGCTGCTGTTCGCGGACAGTTCCTCGCAGCCACTGACGGTGGAACTCCAGTCGCAGATACGGCAGTTCGGCAGCAACATCGATGTCCTGGCGCCCGGGGCGTTCGTGTCCCTGGTCGTGCCTGTCGTCGTGTTCTTCGCGTTCCAGAGGCACTTTGTGCAGGGGGTCATGGCCGGGTCGGTCAAGTAG
- a CDS encoding ABC transporter substrate-binding protein, protein MMRRRTTLLTGCTALVLALGATACGGGPVTAGGGDKALSGQTITVAGVWSGTEQKNFQKVLDAFTEKTGAKTQFTSTGDNVSTVVGSKIEGGNAPDVVMVPQVGVLKQFAQKGWLKPLSKKTEQSVDADYAPVWKKYGSVDGTLYGLYFKAAHKSTVWYSPDALAQAGVKPPKTYDEMLKAGQTVSDSGLAAFSVAGQDGWTLTDWFENVYLSQAGPEKYDALAAHKLKWTDASVVDALTTLGKLFKDKQLIAGGQKGALNTDFPGSVEKVFGPKPEAGMVYEGDFVAGVAKDQFGKKVGEDANFFPFPAVGGGEAPVVSGGDAAVVLKDGKNQKAAQALLEFLATPEASAVWAEAGGFLSPNKKLDLASYGDDVTRATAKSLVEAGDSVRFDMSDQAPAAFGGTKGAGEWKLLQDFLRDPSDPKGTAAKLEAAAAKAYQD, encoded by the coding sequence ATGATGCGACGACGTACCACCCTGCTCACCGGCTGCACCGCCCTCGTCCTGGCACTCGGCGCGACCGCATGCGGCGGCGGACCCGTCACGGCCGGCGGCGGCGACAAGGCGCTCAGCGGCCAGACGATCACCGTGGCCGGTGTCTGGTCCGGCACCGAGCAGAAGAACTTCCAGAAGGTCCTGGACGCCTTCACCGAGAAGACCGGCGCCAAGACGCAGTTCACGTCCACAGGCGACAACGTCTCCACCGTCGTCGGCAGCAAGATCGAGGGCGGCAACGCCCCCGACGTCGTGATGGTCCCGCAGGTCGGCGTGCTCAAGCAGTTCGCGCAGAAGGGCTGGCTCAAGCCGCTGTCGAAGAAGACCGAGCAGTCCGTGGACGCCGACTACGCCCCCGTCTGGAAGAAGTACGGCAGCGTCGACGGCACCCTCTACGGCCTCTACTTCAAGGCCGCCCACAAGTCGACCGTCTGGTACAGCCCCGACGCCCTCGCCCAGGCCGGGGTGAAGCCCCCGAAGACCTACGACGAGATGCTCAAGGCCGGGCAGACGGTGTCCGACTCCGGTCTCGCCGCGTTCTCCGTCGCCGGGCAGGACGGCTGGACCCTCACCGACTGGTTCGAGAACGTCTACCTCTCCCAGGCCGGCCCCGAGAAGTACGACGCCCTCGCCGCGCACAAGCTGAAGTGGACCGACGCGTCGGTCGTCGACGCCCTCACCACGCTCGGCAAGCTCTTCAAGGACAAGCAGCTCATCGCGGGCGGCCAGAAGGGCGCCCTGAACACCGACTTCCCCGGCTCGGTGGAGAAGGTGTTCGGTCCGAAGCCCGAGGCCGGCATGGTCTACGAGGGCGACTTCGTCGCCGGTGTCGCCAAGGACCAGTTCGGCAAGAAGGTCGGCGAGGACGCGAACTTCTTCCCGTTCCCGGCGGTCGGCGGCGGCGAGGCACCGGTCGTCAGCGGCGGTGACGCGGCCGTCGTCCTCAAGGACGGCAAGAACCAGAAGGCCGCCCAGGCCCTCCTGGAGTTCCTGGCGACCCCGGAGGCCTCGGCCGTGTGGGCGGAGGCGGGCGGCTTCCTCTCCCCGAACAAGAAGCTCGACCTCGCCTCCTACGGCGACGACGTCACCCGCGCCACCGCCAAGTCCCTCGTCGAGGCCGGGGATTCCGTCCGCTTCGACATGTCCGACCAGGCCCCGGCGGCCTTCGGCGGCACGAAGGGCGCCGGCGAGTGGAAGCTGCTCCAGGACTTCCTGCGCGACCCGTCCGACCCGAAGGGCACCGCGGCGAAGCTGGAGGCCGCGGCGGCCAAGGCGTACCAGGACTGA
- the opcA gene encoding glucose-6-phosphate dehydrogenase assembly protein OpcA: MKIDLTDTTASKINKALVQGRRAIGTPAVGMVLTLVIVTDEENAYDALKAASDASHEHPSRTLVVIKRVSRSPRDRTQSRLDAEVRVGADAGTGETVVLRLYGEVADHAQSVVLPLLLPDAPVVVWWPVNAPLDPAKDPLGALAQRRVTDTYASEQPVRDLATRSGTYTPGDTDLSWTRITPWRSMLAAALDQVTCEVRAVEVEGEEFNPSCELLAMWLADRLDVPVKRSLSGGPGLTAVRMDTNCGAITLDRADGSLATLSIEGQPDRGVALKRRDTAELIAEELRRLDPDDTYASALRYGVDRLTSSGPVPKSEGRAGLALPAPLEAAAKAPASQATAQAPVKQEPPKLEPVRKATTK; this comes from the coding sequence ATGAAGATAGACCTCACGGACACCACGGCCAGCAAGATCAACAAGGCGCTGGTGCAGGGCCGCCGGGCGATCGGCACCCCGGCGGTCGGGATGGTGCTCACGCTGGTCATCGTGACGGACGAGGAGAACGCCTACGACGCGCTGAAGGCCGCGAGCGACGCCTCGCACGAGCACCCCTCGCGCACGCTCGTGGTCATCAAGCGCGTCTCCCGCTCGCCCCGCGACCGTACGCAGTCCCGCCTGGACGCGGAGGTCCGGGTCGGCGCCGACGCCGGCACCGGCGAGACGGTGGTGCTCCGGCTGTACGGCGAGGTCGCGGACCACGCCCAGTCGGTGGTGCTGCCGCTGCTGCTGCCGGACGCCCCGGTGGTGGTGTGGTGGCCGGTGAACGCGCCGCTCGACCCGGCGAAGGACCCCCTGGGGGCCCTCGCCCAGCGCCGGGTCACCGACACGTACGCCTCCGAGCAGCCGGTCCGGGACCTGGCCACCCGGTCCGGGACCTACACCCCCGGCGACACGGACCTGTCCTGGACCCGCATCACGCCTTGGCGTTCCATGCTGGCGGCGGCCCTCGACCAGGTCACCTGCGAGGTCAGGGCCGTCGAGGTGGAGGGCGAGGAGTTCAACCCGAGCTGCGAGCTGCTGGCGATGTGGCTCGCGGACCGGCTGGACGTCCCCGTGAAGCGCTCGCTGTCCGGCGGCCCCGGTCTGACGGCGGTCCGCATGGACACCAACTGCGGCGCGATCACCCTGGACCGTGCCGACGGGTCCCTCGCGACGCTGTCCATCGAGGGCCAGCCCGACCGTGGGGTGGCGCTCAAGCGCCGGGACACGGCCGAGCTGATCGCGGAGGAGCTGCGGCGGCTGGACCCGGACGACACGTACGCGTCGGCGCTGCGGTACGGGGTGGACCGGCTGACGTCCTCCGGGCCGGTGCCCAAAAGTGAGGGGCGAGCAGGACTCGCCCTCCCCGCCCCCCTTGAAGCGGCTGCGAAAGCACCCGCTTCGCAGGCGACGGCGCAGGCACCGGTGAAGCAGGAACCGCCCAAGCTCGAACCGGTACGGAAGGCGACGACGAAGTGA
- the tal gene encoding transaldolase — translation MTDALKRLSEEGVAIWLDDLSRKRITSGNLAELLDQQHVVGVTTNPTIFQKAISEGDGYDQQLSDLAARKVTVEEAIRMITTADVRDAADILRPVFDATGGQDGRVSIEVDPRLAHNTKATVAEARQLAWLVDRPNTLIKIPATKAGIPAITETIGNGISVNVTLIFSLERYREVMDAYLAGLEKAKAKGLDLSQIHSVASFFVSRVDTEVDKRIDALGTDEAKALRGKAAIANARLAYQAYEEVFSSDRWNALEREGANKQRPLWASTGVKDKAYQDTMYVTELVAPNTVNTMPEATLYATEDHGEITGNTVAGTYEQARADLDAVEQLGIKYDDVVQLLEDEGVEKFEASWTDLLKSTEAELQRLAPSEG, via the coding sequence ATGACAGACGCACTCAAGCGCCTCTCCGAGGAAGGCGTCGCGATCTGGCTGGACGACCTGTCGCGCAAGCGGATCACGTCCGGCAACCTCGCCGAGCTGCTCGACCAGCAGCACGTCGTGGGCGTCACGACCAACCCGACGATCTTCCAGAAGGCGATCTCCGAGGGCGACGGCTACGACCAGCAGCTCTCCGACCTCGCCGCCCGCAAGGTCACCGTCGAAGAGGCCATCCGCATGATCACCACGGCGGACGTCCGCGACGCCGCCGACATCCTGCGCCCGGTCTTCGACGCCACCGGCGGCCAGGACGGCCGGGTCTCGATCGAGGTCGATCCGCGGCTCGCGCACAACACCAAGGCGACGGTCGCCGAGGCCCGCCAGCTGGCCTGGCTGGTGGACCGGCCCAACACGCTCATCAAGATCCCGGCCACCAAGGCGGGCATCCCGGCGATCACCGAGACGATCGGCAATGGCATCAGCGTCAACGTCACGCTGATCTTCTCGCTGGAGCGCTACCGCGAGGTGATGGACGCCTACCTGGCCGGTCTGGAGAAGGCGAAGGCCAAGGGCCTGGACCTGTCCCAGATCCACTCGGTGGCCTCCTTCTTCGTCTCGCGCGTCGACACGGAGGTCGACAAGCGGATCGACGCGCTGGGCACCGACGAGGCCAAGGCGCTGCGCGGCAAGGCCGCCATCGCCAACGCCCGTCTCGCCTACCAGGCCTACGAGGAGGTCTTCTCCTCGGACCGCTGGAACGCGCTGGAGCGTGAGGGCGCCAACAAGCAGCGTCCGCTGTGGGCCTCCACCGGCGTGAAGGACAAGGCGTACCAGGACACGATGTACGTCACCGAGCTGGTCGCGCCGAACACGGTGAACACCATGCCGGAGGCGACCCTGTACGCCACCGAGGACCACGGCGAGATCACCGGCAACACCGTCGCCGGCACGTACGAGCAGGCCCGGGCCGACCTCGACGCGGTCGAGCAGCTCGGGATCAAGTACGACGACGTGGTCCAGCTGCTGGAGGACGAGGGCGTCGAGAAGTTCGAGGCGTCCTGGACCGACCTGCTGAAGTCGACCGAGGCCGAGCTTCAGCGCCTCGCCCCTTCGGAGGGCTGA
- the zwf gene encoding glucose-6-phosphate dehydrogenase produces the protein MSSSNPLRDPADRRLPRIAGPSGLVIFGVTGDLSRKKLMPAVYDLANRGLLPPGFSLVGFARREWAHEDFAQEVHDAVKEHARTPFREEVWQQLIQGMRFVQGTFDDDDAFERLRSTIEELDKAQGTGGNFAFYLSVPPKSFPVVIQQLKKHGLAEQKGGSWRRAVIEKPFGHDLKSAEELNKVVHEVFAPDQVFRIDHYLGKETVQNILALRFANTMFEPIWNRSLVDHVQITMAEDIGIGGRAGYYDGIGAARDVIQNHLLQLLALTAMEEPASFDADALAAEKTKVLGAVKLPKDMGRDTVRAQYAAGWQGGTKVRGYLEEDGIDASSKTDTYAAIKLEIDNRRWAGVPFYLRTGKRLGRRVTEIAVVFQRAPHSPFDTTATEELGSNAIVIRVQPDEGVTVRFGSKVPGTSMEIRDVSMDFAYGESFTESSPEAYERLILDVLLGDSNLFPRTEEVELSWKILDPIEEYWDTNGKPAQYPAGTWGPVEADEMLERHGRSWRRP, from the coding sequence GTGTCGAGCAGCAACCCGCTGCGTGACCCCGCGGACCGACGGCTCCCGCGTATCGCGGGGCCGTCGGGCCTGGTCATCTTCGGCGTCACGGGCGACCTGTCCCGCAAGAAGCTCATGCCCGCCGTGTACGACCTCGCCAACCGGGGTCTGCTGCCGCCGGGCTTCTCGCTGGTGGGCTTCGCGCGCCGCGAGTGGGCGCACGAGGACTTCGCCCAGGAGGTCCACGACGCGGTCAAGGAGCACGCCCGCACGCCCTTCCGCGAAGAGGTCTGGCAGCAGCTCATCCAGGGCATGCGCTTCGTGCAGGGCACCTTCGACGACGACGACGCGTTCGAGCGGCTGCGCTCCACGATCGAGGAGCTGGACAAGGCGCAGGGCACGGGCGGCAACTTCGCCTTCTACCTGTCCGTGCCGCCGAAGTCCTTCCCGGTGGTCATCCAGCAGCTGAAGAAGCACGGGCTGGCCGAACAGAAGGGCGGCTCCTGGCGACGCGCGGTCATCGAGAAGCCCTTCGGGCACGACCTGAAGTCGGCGGAGGAGCTCAACAAGGTCGTCCACGAGGTCTTCGCCCCGGACCAGGTCTTCCGCATCGACCACTACCTGGGCAAGGAGACCGTCCAGAACATCCTGGCGCTGCGCTTCGCCAACACGATGTTCGAGCCGATCTGGAACCGGTCCCTGGTGGACCACGTGCAGATCACCATGGCCGAGGACATCGGCATCGGCGGCCGGGCCGGGTACTACGACGGCATCGGCGCCGCCCGTGACGTCATCCAGAACCACCTGCTCCAGCTCCTGGCGCTCACCGCCATGGAGGAACCGGCCTCCTTCGACGCGGACGCGCTGGCCGCCGAGAAGACCAAGGTGCTCGGCGCCGTGAAGCTGCCCAAGGACATGGGCCGGGACACCGTGCGCGCCCAGTACGCGGCCGGGTGGCAGGGCGGCACGAAGGTGCGCGGCTATCTGGAGGAGGACGGCATCGACGCCTCCTCGAAGACCGACACCTACGCCGCGATCAAACTGGAGATCGACAACCGCCGCTGGGCGGGCGTCCCCTTCTACCTGCGCACCGGCAAGCGCCTGGGCCGCCGCGTCACGGAGATCGCGGTCGTCTTCCAGCGGGCCCCGCACTCCCCCTTCGACACGACGGCCACCGAGGAGCTGGGCTCCAACGCGATCGTCATCCGCGTCCAGCCGGACGAGGGCGTCACGGTCCGCTTCGGCTCGAAGGTGCCCGGCACGTCGATGGAGATCCGGGACGTGTCGATGGACTTCGCGTACGGCGAGTCCTTCACGGAGTCCAGCCCGGAGGCGTACGAGCGTCTCATCCTGGACGTCCTCCTCGGAGACTCGAACCTCTTCCCGCGTACCGAGGAGGTCGAGCTGTCCTGGAAGATCCTCGACCCGATCGAGGAGTACTGGGACACGAACGGCAAGCCCGCCCAGTACCCGGCCGGTACCTGGGGGCCCGTCGAGGCGGACGAAATGCTCGAGCGACACGGACGGAGCTGGCGCCGGCCATGA